In Candidatus Hydrogenedentota bacterium, the following proteins share a genomic window:
- a CDS encoding UvrD-helicase domain-containing protein — MEAPDGPVLVLAGAGSGKTRVIIERMAWLVEERGVDPRYLLALTFTNKAAAEMRGRLAARLGVERLSTFLGTFHSFGLYVLRREMDRLGRSKNFTIFDETDQLSLMKRLVKDLPSGNEPVSPRAALSWISRLKQNVDEPDWEKKAAYPAMESMRLLWKRYHEALKSASAVDFDDLLVLLVRLFTEDAEVRARYQRRYRHVLIDEYQDTNRAQYLIAKFLGEEHRNIFAVGDEDQSIYSWRGADINNILDFSRDFPNAMVHRLERNYRSTKAILDAANRVVKNNINRLGKSLWTDNTEGGKPRWRLLPDGETEARFIAEDIAARGIAPREAAILYRTNAQSRLIEEGLRRKNLNYVVVGGVRFYSRKEVKDILAYLRLLVNPRDDESLRRIINVPPRAIGGTTQERISEYAAARAMPLLDVLREIETDETLPARARQSALGLVTLLDDLAIEAKTGTVAGVAEKLLERVEYRDFVLQSDEKDSRSRIEVVDEFVVACREHDKTAGTPLADFLNDLALSSDVDGWDPDQPAVTLMTCHSAKGLEFDHVYLAGMEDGLFPLVRDEDSNADLEEERRLCYVAMTRARRTLTLTAAASRMIYGRTDGYREVSRFIDEIGMDLLEPEARPKAAARPKGPMAEPVSAASGGLRVGTRVRHAKFGSGTVMYVSGAGDKTKARVRFDTGKVAMLMISLAPLEILEGRQR; from the coding sequence GTGGAGGCGCCCGACGGCCCCGTGCTGGTGCTGGCGGGCGCAGGCAGCGGCAAGACCCGCGTCATCATCGAGCGGATGGCCTGGCTTGTCGAGGAGCGGGGCGTGGACCCGCGTTACCTGCTCGCCCTCACCTTCACCAACAAGGCGGCTGCGGAGATGCGGGGGCGTCTGGCCGCGCGCCTCGGCGTGGAGCGTCTCTCCACCTTCCTGGGCACCTTCCACTCCTTCGGGCTGTATGTGCTGCGCCGCGAAATGGACCGGCTGGGCCGCTCGAAAAATTTCACCATCTTCGACGAGACGGACCAGTTGTCCCTCATGAAGCGGTTGGTGAAGGACCTGCCCTCCGGCAATGAGCCCGTCTCGCCCCGCGCCGCACTCTCGTGGATATCCCGGCTCAAGCAGAACGTGGACGAGCCCGACTGGGAGAAGAAGGCGGCCTACCCCGCGATGGAGAGCATGCGCCTGCTGTGGAAACGGTACCATGAGGCCCTCAAGTCGGCCTCGGCCGTGGACTTTGACGACCTGCTGGTCCTGCTGGTGCGGCTTTTCACGGAGGACGCGGAGGTCCGCGCGCGGTACCAGCGCCGCTACCGGCATGTGCTCATTGACGAGTACCAGGACACAAACCGCGCCCAGTACCTCATCGCCAAATTCCTGGGCGAGGAGCACCGCAACATCTTCGCCGTGGGCGACGAGGACCAGAGCATCTACTCGTGGCGCGGCGCGGACATCAACAACATTCTGGACTTCTCGCGCGACTTCCCCAACGCGATGGTGCACCGGCTGGAGCGGAACTACCGCAGCACGAAGGCCATCCTGGACGCGGCGAACCGCGTGGTGAAGAACAACATCAACCGCCTCGGCAAGAGCCTGTGGACGGACAACACGGAGGGCGGCAAACCGCGCTGGCGGCTCCTGCCCGACGGCGAGACGGAGGCCCGGTTCATCGCGGAGGACATCGCCGCGCGCGGCATCGCCCCGCGCGAGGCGGCCATCCTCTACCGCACCAACGCCCAGTCCCGGCTCATCGAGGAGGGCCTGCGCCGCAAGAACCTGAACTATGTCGTGGTCGGCGGGGTCCGCTTCTACAGCCGCAAGGAGGTGAAGGACATCCTCGCCTATCTCCGGCTGCTGGTGAACCCCCGCGACGACGAGTCCCTCCGCCGCATTATCAACGTGCCCCCGCGCGCCATCGGCGGCACGACGCAGGAGCGAATCTCCGAGTACGCCGCCGCGCGCGCCATGCCCCTCCTCGACGTGCTCCGGGAAATCGAGACGGACGAGACCCTGCCCGCGCGCGCGCGCCAGTCCGCCCTGGGCCTGGTCACCCTGCTGGACGACCTGGCCATCGAGGCGAAGACCGGGACCGTGGCCGGGGTGGCGGAAAAACTGCTTGAGCGCGTCGAGTACCGCGACTTCGTGCTGCAGAGCGACGAAAAGGACTCCCGGTCCCGCATCGAGGTGGTGGACGAGTTTGTCGTCGCCTGCAGGGAGCACGACAAGACGGCGGGCACGCCCCTGGCGGACTTCCTCAACGACCTGGCCCTCTCCTCCGACGTGGACGGCTGGGACCCCGACCAGCCAGCAGTCACCCTCATGACCTGCCACAGCGCGAAGGGCCTCGAGTTCGACCATGTCTACCTCGCGGGCATGGAGGACGGCCTCTTCCCGCTGGTCCGCGACGAGGACTCGAACGCCGACCTGGAGGAGGAGCGCCGCCTGTGCTATGTGGCCATGACCCGCGCGCGGAGGACCCTCACCCTCACGGCGGCGGCGTCGCGCATGATCTACGGGCGCACGGACGGCTATCGCGAGGTGTCCCGTTTCATTGACGAAATCGGCATGGACCTTTTGGAGCCCGAGGCGAGGCCGAAGGCCGCCGCGAGGCCCAAGGGACCCATGGCCGAGCCTGTGTCCGCCGCGTCCGGCGGCCTGCGCGTGGGCACCCGCGTGCGCCATGCGAAATTCGGCTCGGGCACGGTGATGTACGTCTCCGGCGCGGGCGACAAGACCAAGGCCCGCGTCCGTTTTGACACTGGCAAGGTCGCCATGCTTATGATCTCCCTGGCGCCCCTGGAAATACTGGAAGGCAGACAACGGTGA
- the pheA gene encoding prephenate dehydratase — MDELRQQIDQLDAKIVECLNLRARAAQAIGELKRNTDAPIYVPEREKAVFAKIAEKNDGPLDNKAVFAVYREIISAIRALEKPTSVAFLGPRDTFSHMAALRVFGAEADYHPLPSFPDVFTEVERGRIDYGVVPVESSMGGSVSDTLDRFITSELKVVNEVLMHITQNLLAACKMEEITRVYSKDNALLQCRNWLRANLPGVELVEVSSTAEAARRAAGEHGAAAIASRLAAATYNLDILMERIEDAPHNFTRFVVVGRQIVRRTGDDKTSVLVWVKDKPGALYNLLLPFARRGLNLTRIESRPSQQKAWEYVFFIDFLGHIEDQIVQETLEEAGEHTRNLKILGSFPRAELQD, encoded by the coding sequence CTGGACGAACTGCGGCAACAAATAGACCAGCTCGACGCGAAAATCGTGGAGTGCCTGAACCTGCGCGCGCGCGCGGCCCAGGCCATCGGCGAGCTCAAGCGCAACACGGACGCGCCCATTTACGTGCCCGAGCGGGAAAAGGCGGTCTTCGCGAAAATCGCCGAGAAGAACGACGGGCCCCTGGACAACAAGGCCGTCTTCGCCGTCTACCGCGAGATCATCAGCGCCATCCGCGCCTTGGAAAAACCCACCAGCGTGGCCTTCCTCGGCCCCCGCGACACCTTCAGCCACATGGCCGCCCTGCGCGTCTTCGGCGCCGAGGCGGACTACCACCCGCTCCCCTCCTTCCCGGACGTGTTCACCGAGGTCGAGCGCGGGCGCATAGACTACGGCGTGGTCCCCGTTGAAAGCTCCATGGGCGGCTCCGTCAGCGACACCCTCGACCGCTTCATCACCTCCGAGTTGAAAGTGGTCAACGAGGTGCTGATGCACATCACGCAGAACCTGCTGGCCGCCTGCAAAATGGAGGAGATCACGCGGGTCTACTCCAAAGACAACGCCCTGCTCCAGTGCCGCAACTGGCTCCGGGCCAACCTGCCCGGCGTCGAGCTGGTCGAGGTCAGCAGCACCGCCGAGGCCGCGCGCCGCGCCGCGGGCGAGCACGGCGCCGCCGCCATCGCCAGCCGCCTCGCCGCCGCCACCTACAACCTCGACATCCTCATGGAGCGCATCGAGGACGCGCCGCACAACTTCACCCGATTCGTCGTCGTGGGCCGCCAAATCGTCCGCCGCACCGGCGACGACAAGACCTCCGTCCTCGTCTGGGTAAAGGACAAGCCCGGCGCGCTCTACAACCTGCTGCTCCCCTTCGCGCGGCGCGGGCTCAACCTCACCCGCATCGAGTCGCGCCCCTCCCAGCAGAAGGCGTGGGAATACGTCTTCTTCATTGACTTCCTCGGCCACATCGAGGACCAGATCGTGCAGGAGACCCTTGAGGAGGCCGGGGAGCACACCCGCAACCTCAAGATTCTGGGGTCCTTCCCCCGCGCCGAGCTCCAGGACTGA
- a CDS encoding four helix bundle protein, producing the protein MANDDGKLIPKHGGFRGLKTFQIAEVIYDVTVLFCGKFIDARSRTHDQMTQAARSGRQNIAEGSMDSATSKKLELKLTGVARGSLEELRLDYEDFLRQRGLPQWPVEHPALGRFRTLRCASLAEFREWVADEVQRAKREAEGAAGDRRGHSDQDTDKHRQTRKRQEVSGGPCESVSGCVTPQNLPAVLAANGALSLLNLCIHLLCRQMESLAKAFEVEGGFTERLYRMRNNKRKENP; encoded by the coding sequence ATGGCCAATGACGACGGGAAACTTATTCCGAAACACGGCGGATTCCGGGGGCTCAAAACCTTTCAGATCGCGGAGGTCATCTATGACGTGACCGTGCTGTTCTGCGGGAAATTCATTGACGCGCGCAGCCGGACCCATGACCAGATGACGCAGGCGGCGCGCAGCGGGCGGCAGAATATCGCCGAGGGGAGCATGGACTCAGCCACGTCGAAGAAGCTCGAGCTGAAACTGACCGGCGTGGCGCGGGGGAGCCTGGAGGAGCTGCGGCTGGACTATGAGGATTTCCTACGCCAGCGCGGCCTGCCGCAGTGGCCGGTGGAGCATCCGGCACTCGGGCGTTTCAGGACGCTGCGATGCGCCTCATTGGCGGAGTTCAGGGAGTGGGTGGCCGATGAGGTCCAACGGGCCAAGCGCGAGGCGGAAGGCGCGGCCGGGGACAGGCGCGGACATAGCGACCAGGACACGGACAAACACAGACAAACAAGAAAACGACAGGAGGTGTCCGGTGGTCCGTGTGAGTCCGTGTCCGGCTGTGTAACCCCTCAGAACCTCCCGGCGGTGTTGGCCGCCAATGGGGCGCTGTCCTTGCTGAACCTATGCATCCACCTGCTGTGCCGCCAAATGGAATCCCTGGCAAAAGCCTTCGAAGTGGAAGGCGGCTTCACCGAGCGTCTTTACCGGATGCGGAACAACAAGAGAAAAGAGAACCCATAA
- a CDS encoding MBL fold metallo-hydrolase, producing MMNCYVVADGDEAIVIDPGEAAPALLDCLAGYRVKMIVNTHCHCDHAGGNAGVKAATGAPLACHPADIPLLEAIEQQGMMFGVHFPPSPPPDLLLNAGDTVTVGGLSFEVRHAPGHAPGHIVLAGGGVVFAGDVLFAGSIGRTDLPSGSFAQLIDSIHKQLLTLPDETVVHSGHGPATTIGVERDTNPFLVRS from the coding sequence ATGATGAACTGTTATGTGGTCGCGGACGGGGACGAGGCCATTGTGATAGACCCGGGCGAGGCCGCACCGGCACTGCTGGACTGTCTGGCGGGATACCGGGTGAAGATGATTGTGAACACGCACTGCCACTGCGATCACGCCGGGGGCAACGCCGGGGTGAAGGCCGCCACAGGCGCGCCGCTGGCCTGCCATCCGGCGGACATCCCGCTGCTGGAGGCCATCGAGCAGCAGGGCATGATGTTCGGTGTCCACTTCCCCCCCTCCCCACCGCCAGACCTGCTGCTGAACGCGGGGGACACGGTGACGGTGGGCGGGCTCTCGTTTGAGGTGCGCCACGCGCCGGGGCACGCGCCGGGCCACATCGTGCTGGCTGGCGGGGGCGTGGTCTTCGCGGGGGACGTGCTTTTTGCGGGGTCCATCGGACGCACGGACCTGCCGAGCGGCAGTTTCGCCCAATTGATTGACTCGATTCACAAACAACTGCTGACCCTGCCGGACGAGACGGTGGTGCACAGCGGGCACGGCCCGGCCACGACCATCGGCGTGGAGCGGGACACGAACCCCTTCCTGGTGCGGTCATGA